In Miniphocaeibacter halophilus, the following proteins share a genomic window:
- the groL gene encoding chaperonin GroEL (60 kDa chaperone family; promotes refolding of misfolded polypeptides especially under stressful conditions; forms two stacked rings of heptamers to form a barrel-shaped 14mer; ends can be capped by GroES; misfolded proteins enter the barrel where they are refolded when GroES binds), with translation MAKEIKFGVDARNGLIDGVNKLSDTVKVTLGPKGRNVVLDKQFGSPLITNDGVTIAREVELEDPYENMGAQLVKEVATKTNDVAGDGTTTATLLAQAIIREGIKNLAAGANPMVLQKGIKKAVDKAVEEIKNISIPVETSESIAQVGAISAADDQVGQMIAEAMEKVGKDGVITVEESKSMGTTLEVVEGMQFDRGYVSPYMVTDTDKMEAELEDPLILVTDKKITNIQDILPVLEEVVKASKPLLIIADDVEGEAMTTLVINKLRGTFNCVAVKAPGFGDRRKEMLADIAILTNTEVISEDLGYELSDVTIDMLGSARKVNVSKENTVIVDGAGEDSAIKDRVSQIKKQIENTESEFDTEKLQERLAKLSGGVAVIQVGAATETELKERKLRLEDALAATRAAVEEGIVSGGGTAYINVLDKIETLLDTVESDEKTGVNIILKALEEPLKQIAINAGLEGSVIVEKVKASEKGMGFDAYKEEYVNMIEAGIVDPTKVTRSALQNASSVAAMLLTTEAAVADVTEEDPVAAAGGGMPGGMGYM, from the coding sequence ATGGCTAAAGAAATTAAATTTGGTGTTGACGCTAGAAATGGTTTAATTGATGGTGTTAATAAATTATCTGATACAGTGAAAGTTACATTAGGTCCAAAGGGAAGAAATGTTGTATTAGACAAACAATTTGGATCACCGCTAATTACAAATGATGGGGTTACTATTGCTAGGGAAGTAGAATTAGAAGATCCATACGAAAATATGGGAGCTCAATTAGTTAAAGAAGTAGCTACAAAAACAAATGATGTTGCCGGTGATGGTACAACAACTGCAACTTTATTAGCTCAAGCTATTATTAGAGAAGGTATTAAGAATTTAGCAGCCGGTGCAAATCCAATGGTTTTACAAAAAGGTATAAAAAAAGCTGTTGATAAAGCAGTAGAAGAAATAAAAAATATTTCAATTCCGGTTGAAACTAGTGAGTCCATTGCTCAAGTAGGTGCAATATCCGCTGCAGATGACCAAGTTGGACAAATGATAGCAGAAGCTATGGAAAAAGTTGGAAAAGATGGAGTTATAACAGTAGAAGAATCAAAAAGCATGGGAACTACATTAGAAGTTGTAGAAGGTATGCAATTTGACAGAGGATATGTTTCACCTTACATGGTAACTGATACAGATAAAATGGAAGCAGAATTAGAAGATCCATTAATTTTAGTTACCGATAAAAAAATTACAAATATTCAAGACATTCTTCCTGTTTTAGAAGAAGTAGTTAAGGCAAGTAAACCTTTATTAATCATAGCAGATGATGTAGAAGGCGAAGCTATGACAACCTTAGTTATAAATAAATTAAGAGGTACATTTAATTGTGTAGCAGTAAAGGCTCCTGGTTTTGGCGATAGAAGAAAAGAAATGCTAGCTGATATAGCAATTTTAACAAATACTGAAGTAATTAGTGAAGATTTAGGTTATGAACTTTCAGATGTAACTATCGATATGTTAGGATCTGCTAGAAAAGTTAATGTTTCAAAAGAAAATACAGTAATAGTTGACGGAGCTGGTGAAGATTCAGCTATAAAAGATAGAGTTTCACAAATTAAAAAACAAATTGAAAATACAGAATCAGAATTTGATACTGAAAAACTTCAAGAACGTTTGGCAAAATTATCTGGTGGAGTTGCTGTAATTCAAGTAGGAGCTGCAACAGAAACAGAATTAAAAGAAAGAAAATTACGTTTAGAAGATGCTTTAGCAGCTACTAGAGCAGCAGTTGAAGAAGGTATAGTTTCTGGTGGTGGTACAGCATATATAAATGTACTTGATAAAATAGAAACATTATTAGATACAGTTGAAAGTGATGAAAAAACAGGCGTTAATATTATTTTAAAAGCTTTAGAAGAACCATTAAAACAAATAGCTATTAATGCAGGCTTAGAAGGTTCTGTAATAGTAGAAAAAGTAAAGGCATCAGAAAAAGGAATGGGCTTTGATGCTTATAAAGAAGAGTATGTAAATATGATTGAAGCAGGTATTGTTGACCCT
- a CDS encoding co-chaperone GroES, with protein sequence MILKPIGERIVVKMVEVEEKTSSGIVLPSSAKEKPQVAEVVAVSKAIENNENNIKINVGDKVIYSKYSGTEVKLDDEEYIIVKLEDVLAIVE encoded by the coding sequence ATGATACTTAAACCAATAGGTGAGAGAATAGTAGTTAAAATGGTAGAAGTTGAAGAAAAAACAAGTTCAGGCATCGTTTTGCCTAGTTCAGCTAAAGAAAAACCACAAGTAGCTGAAGTTGTAGCTGTTTCTAAAGCTATTGAAAATAATGAAAATAATATAAAAATTAATGTTGGAGATAAAGTAATTTATTCAAAATATTCAGGAACAGAAGTAAAATTAGATGACGAAGAATATATAATAGTAAAGTTAGAAGACGTTCTTGCAATTGTTGAGTAA